From the Accumulibacter sp. genome, one window contains:
- a CDS encoding VRR-NUC domain-containing protein — translation MTMRRRWTDYLAESAVQPPLVPPSEMPAQPKRRRPGTVRRLEPPEIDIQRAILRALSLHPAVARIERINVMAGRLVGKDGKPSRFIRSCAKGRVDLDGFSSDGKVIAIEVKRPSTRRTVTLEQRQYLDQVASAGGLAGVACSVEEALAIVEGRST, via the coding sequence ATGACCATGCGCCGCCGTTGGACAGACTACCTGGCTGAATCGGCCGTGCAGCCGCCGCTCGTGCCGCCGTCCGAGATGCCGGCGCAACCAAAGCGGCGCAGGCCAGGCACTGTGCGTCGTCTGGAACCGCCAGAAATCGACATCCAGCGGGCCATTCTGCGCGCGCTGTCGCTGCATCCTGCCGTGGCGCGGATCGAGCGCATCAATGTCATGGCCGGGCGCCTGGTCGGCAAGGACGGGAAGCCGTCGCGGTTCATCCGGTCCTGCGCAAAGGGCCGCGTCGATCTGGACGGATTCTCGAGCGACGGCAAGGTGATCGCGATCGAAGTGAAGCGGCCTTCGACACGCAGGACTGTGACGCTGGAGCAGCGCCAGTATCTCGATCAGGTGGCGTCGGCCGGAGGGCTGGCCGGGGTTGCGTGCTCGGTTGAGGAGGCGCTGGCGATCGTGGAAGGAAGATCAACCTGA
- a CDS encoding transcriptional regulator produces the protein MSEIHKAIEIIGGPSKTAAVLGVSPQAVCFWRDGKRRFPAELCAAIERATGGAVTRRDLRPDDWARIWPELADANHSAPVEEAA, from the coding sequence ATGAGCGAAATCCACAAGGCAATCGAGATCATTGGCGGGCCGTCGAAAACGGCAGCCGTTCTCGGGGTCAGCCCGCAGGCGGTGTGTTTCTGGAGAGACGGCAAGCGCCGATTCCCGGCAGAACTGTGCGCCGCCATCGAGCGCGCTACCGGCGGCGCTGTCACCCGTAGGGATCTGCGACCGGACGATTGGGCGCGAATCTGGCCTGAGCTGGCCGACGCCAATCACTCGGCGCCCGTCGAGGAGGCGGCGTGA
- a CDS encoding XRE family transcriptional regulator has translation MALGKNIRRHRTAQGLTLEQLSERSGVDVGTISALENRDSVRSRYASAIARGLGMSVEELEHDGPIAAADPTAMAMRHAPTEPGDNRLPVRRVRFKISAGISGYEIEYEDGESEPIFMARRWFDQHGYRPDRLLAIKVTGRSMEPSLYDGDLVIVNLDDTRLQDGQVFAANYEGELVIKRLKRDAQQWFLSSDSPDKIRFGDKRCTDGCGLIGRVVYKQSEHI, from the coding sequence ATGGCGCTAGGGAAGAACATTCGAAGGCACAGGACCGCCCAGGGTCTGACGCTGGAGCAACTTTCCGAGCGCTCGGGTGTTGACGTGGGGACGATCAGCGCCCTCGAGAACCGCGACAGCGTTCGCTCAAGATATGCCTCAGCGATTGCGCGCGGACTCGGCATGAGCGTCGAAGAGCTGGAACATGACGGACCGATCGCCGCTGCCGATCCGACAGCAATGGCAATGCGTCACGCCCCCACCGAACCCGGCGACAACCGCCTTCCTGTTCGACGCGTCAGGTTCAAGATCTCGGCCGGGATCAGCGGCTACGAGATCGAGTACGAGGACGGCGAGAGTGAGCCCATCTTCATGGCGCGCCGCTGGTTTGATCAGCACGGCTACCGGCCGGACCGGCTGCTGGCAATCAAGGTGACGGGGCGCAGCATGGAGCCCAGCCTGTACGATGGCGACCTGGTCATCGTCAACCTCGACGACACCCGTCTGCAGGATGGCCAGGTCTTCGCCGCCAACTACGAGGGCGAGCTGGTCATCAAGCGCTTGAAGCGCGACGCACAGCAGTGGTTCCTGTCATCCGACTCGCCGGACAAGATCCGCTTCGGCGACAAGCGCTGCACCGACGGTTGCGGCCTGATCGGGAGGGTCGTTTACAAGCAGAGCGAGCACATATGA
- a CDS encoding RecB family exonuclease, producing the protein MSGAPSITVRASAWSGLFDCAYRFEGIHILGMRNVVGLKAALGTAIHAGTAAFDQSRLDGQGMTVDDAAGVLVDKLRDPDNEFDRNRDDLSMPEAERVGISLLSKYCLEVSPRYEFVAVEMDTKPLDIDCGWGVIVRLTGTMDRARIRKAEHGVGIADLKSGTTAVVKHLANTKGRAAQVGTYELLYEHTTGEAITDDAEIIGLKTEGKPEIATGLIAGAKAVMVGTDDSPGLIEFAADMFRTGRFFPNPSSLLCSERYCPRFGTCRFHS; encoded by the coding sequence ATGAGCGGCGCACCTTCGATCACCGTCCGAGCTTCGGCCTGGTCTGGCCTGTTCGACTGCGCCTATCGGTTCGAGGGAATCCACATCCTCGGCATGCGCAACGTAGTCGGCCTGAAAGCGGCGCTCGGCACTGCGATTCACGCCGGCACCGCGGCATTCGACCAGTCGCGCCTCGATGGCCAAGGCATGACAGTCGACGACGCAGCCGGCGTGCTGGTCGACAAGCTGCGCGATCCGGACAACGAGTTCGACCGCAACCGGGACGACCTCAGCATGCCAGAAGCCGAGCGCGTTGGCATCTCGCTCCTGTCCAAGTACTGCCTCGAGGTTTCCCCTCGGTACGAGTTCGTCGCGGTCGAGATGGACACCAAGCCGCTGGACATCGACTGCGGCTGGGGCGTGATCGTGCGGCTGACGGGCACGATGGACCGCGCGCGTATCCGCAAGGCGGAGCACGGCGTAGGTATCGCCGACCTCAAGAGCGGCACAACCGCCGTGGTGAAGCATCTCGCCAACACCAAGGGCCGCGCGGCGCAAGTCGGCACCTACGAACTGCTGTACGAGCACACCACCGGCGAGGCAATCACCGACGACGCCGAGATCATCGGGCTCAAGACGGAAGGCAAACCGGAAATCGCAACCGGATTGATTGCCGGCGCCAAGGCGGTGATGGTCGGCACCGACGACAGCCCCGGTCTCATCGAGTTCGCCGCAGACATGTTCCGGACCGGCAGGTTCTTCCCCAACCCCTCCTCTCTGCTCTGCTCAGAGCGCTATTGCCCGCGTTTCGGCACCTGCAGATTTCACTCCTGA
- a CDS encoding DUF2303 family protein gives MENTENQTLIDAGCAMSSHETLVGSDIPFCVVPDRYKVVDLEHLLTVPTRKRAAVQAHDANSFCRYFELHSNFMKSQIYADVDQAVERFNVIAVLDDHGLDTAGWREHTCTLARKTSVEWKRWTSKHKSPMSQAEFATFIEDNLADVISAEGMPSGSEMLQMALAFERTADKRLKSKVNLQSGGVRLEFVDDDNADTRTAMQVFSRFTIGIPIFDGSSVAYQIEARLKYRDNSGKLSFWYELIRADRAYRQAVAEELDAIAKTTGTIIINGTYGAPK, from the coding sequence ATGGAAAACACCGAAAACCAAACCCTGATCGATGCCGGCTGCGCGATGAGCAGCCATGAAACGCTGGTCGGAAGCGACATCCCGTTCTGCGTCGTTCCGGACCGGTACAAGGTCGTCGATCTCGAGCACCTGCTGACCGTTCCGACGCGCAAGCGCGCGGCCGTTCAGGCACACGACGCCAACAGCTTCTGCCGGTACTTCGAGCTTCACAGCAACTTCATGAAGAGCCAGATCTACGCCGACGTCGACCAGGCGGTCGAGCGCTTCAACGTCATCGCGGTTTTGGACGACCACGGCTTGGACACCGCCGGCTGGCGCGAGCACACCTGCACCCTCGCCCGCAAGACCTCGGTCGAATGGAAGCGCTGGACGAGCAAGCACAAGTCGCCCATGTCGCAGGCCGAGTTCGCGACGTTCATCGAGGACAACCTGGCCGACGTGATCAGCGCTGAAGGCATGCCGTCCGGCAGCGAAATGCTGCAGATGGCGCTGGCCTTCGAGCGCACGGCCGACAAGCGGCTGAAGAGCAAGGTCAACCTGCAGTCCGGCGGCGTCAGGCTGGAGTTCGTCGACGACGACAACGCCGACACGCGGACCGCCATGCAGGTGTTCAGCCGCTTCACAATCGGCATCCCGATCTTCGATGGCTCCAGCGTCGCTTACCAGATCGAGGCGCGCCTCAAGTACCGGGACAACAGCGGAAAACTCTCGTTCTGGTACGAGCTGATCCGCGCGGACAGGGCCTACCGGCAGGCCGTCGCCGAAGAACTGGATGCGATCGCAAAGACCACTGGCACGATCATCATCAACGGTACCTACGGGGCACCGAAGTGA
- a CDS encoding BRO-N domain-containing protein, which translates to MTATLLTFPVGAAYAARVAGLQRPGFAARVERREAAQSLPCGFFVALVASSYGRPGGRGRKARRSSTGLQTPVSVAHPFCSGSAVQYRNWIEHTMNTIAQGATAPAIFTFNHSAVRVIAIDGEPWFVAGDIAETLGYRDAANMIRLLDDDEKGTQIVSTLGGEQEVSIVSESGMYACVLKSRKPEAKPFRKCVTAEVLPAIRKTGRYEHTPYTTSPSDTLTADEADLLRTMLRDAVALLPSDRRAAFMIAGWSKLKAHFGVSYRSIPRAEFEEAVSILARHVADQTPAQVTHVAPSLPDDQAHIQRCVEIANAARIQIFAAMAASAAGDLSRARLLVSVDGAAAHALKLDREDCVFKLEALPEIIIDPALMIASSTLTNLITASATRLASRMGNNRTTRRIA; encoded by the coding sequence GTGACCGCAACGCTGTTGACCTTCCCGGTAGGTGCGGCGTATGCTGCGCGTGTCGCTGGTCTTCAGCGGCCGGGATTTGCAGCCCGAGTAGAGCGGCGAGAAGCCGCACAGAGTTTGCCCTGCGGCTTTTTTGTCGCCTTGGTTGCGTCCAGTTATGGGCGGCCGGGCGGGAGGGGTCGCAAGGCCCGCCGGAGCTCTACCGGTCTGCAAACTCCCGTTTCGGTCGCCCACCCGTTTTGCAGCGGGTCGGCGGTTCAATACCGCAACTGGATAGAGCACACCATGAACACCATCGCCCAAGGTGCGACAGCACCAGCCATCTTCACCTTCAATCATTCCGCCGTTCGCGTCATCGCCATTGATGGCGAGCCGTGGTTTGTCGCTGGCGACATCGCCGAAACGCTTGGCTATCGCGACGCGGCGAACATGATCCGCCTGCTTGACGACGACGAAAAGGGTACTCAGATTGTGAGTACCCTTGGCGGCGAACAGGAAGTCAGCATCGTCAGCGAATCCGGCATGTACGCCTGCGTGCTGAAGAGCCGGAAGCCGGAAGCAAAACCATTCCGCAAGTGTGTCACTGCCGAAGTCCTCCCTGCCATCCGCAAGACCGGCCGCTACGAGCACACCCCCTACACCACCAGCCCCAGCGACACCCTCACCGCCGACGAAGCTGACCTGCTGCGCACGATGCTGCGCGACGCCGTGGCGCTGCTGCCGAGCGATCGCCGCGCCGCCTTCATGATCGCCGGCTGGTCGAAGCTCAAGGCGCACTTCGGCGTGTCGTACCGCAGCATCCCGCGCGCCGAGTTCGAGGAAGCAGTCAGCATCCTCGCGCGGCACGTCGCCGACCAGACGCCGGCCCAGGTGACGCACGTCGCCCCCAGCCTCCCCGACGACCAGGCGCACATCCAGCGCTGCGTCGAAATCGCCAACGCCGCCCGGATCCAGATCTTCGCCGCCATGGCCGCATCGGCTGCCGGCGATCTGTCACGGGCCCGCCTCCTCGTCAGCGTCGACGGCGCCGCCGCGCACGCGCTGAAGCTCGACCGCGAAGACTGCGTGTTCAAGCTGGAGGCGCTCCCCGAGATCATCATCGACCCGGCGCTCATGATCGCCAGTTCGACGCTGACCAACCTCATCACCGCCAGCGCGACCCGTCTCGCGTCCCGCATGGGCAACAACCGCACCACCAGGAGAATCGCATGA
- a CDS encoding AAA family ATPase, whose amino-acid sequence MKITAIQTKSFLGARDVDLKLTKPVCLVAGPNGSGKSSLHEAVRQALTGESVRVALKKDYQKLITEGEKVGYAVVEHDGERSAITLPNGTHEHTGSRPPAAVSFCLDAQRFAAKLDANERRQFLFGLMDLQTDGPAVTDRLAAKGCDPAKIERIAPFLRSGFDAASKEALAKAREAKAVWRTITGEAYGSTKAVAWRAQKPPVDATRLAQARTELSALGQEIETASVFLGEIQGRSNAAAAQAARIAGLRQKASLYARVADKLARDQAELKQWEAKVTALRGSLKSQEAIPCPDCGVMLVMTDGALVPAAPMATGTEDDLARLPDYERALELMQRSVANGLRDLGAADAAAKQIEEEEKAGVEAPDEEEIKTLRLRIDDLKKQREQLHAVIRGLEDAERMASDAGSQTERAAVLHKDIQQWDQIGSALAPDGIPGELLAEALGPINARLERSSCAADWLRVVIAADMTITADGGRPYTLLSESEKWRADAMIAEAIAHLSGVRFLTLDRFDVLDLKGREDLLYWLDELADNGDIDTALVTGTLKGLPARLPERIEAHWIENGLVGKIREAA is encoded by the coding sequence ATGAAAATCACCGCCATCCAGACCAAGAGCTTCCTCGGCGCACGCGACGTCGACCTGAAGCTCACCAAGCCGGTCTGCCTCGTCGCCGGTCCGAACGGCTCCGGGAAAAGCAGCCTCCATGAGGCGGTCCGCCAAGCGCTCACCGGCGAGTCGGTGCGCGTCGCCTTGAAAAAGGATTACCAGAAGCTCATCACCGAAGGCGAGAAGGTCGGCTACGCCGTCGTGGAACATGACGGCGAGCGCTCGGCGATCACCCTGCCCAACGGAACCCACGAACACACCGGCAGTCGCCCGCCCGCCGCCGTCTCGTTCTGTCTCGACGCACAGCGCTTCGCCGCCAAGCTTGATGCCAACGAGCGCAGGCAGTTCCTGTTTGGCCTGATGGACCTGCAGACGGATGGCCCGGCCGTCACCGATCGCCTGGCCGCCAAAGGCTGCGATCCCGCCAAGATCGAAAGAATCGCCCCGTTCCTGCGGTCGGGATTCGACGCAGCCAGCAAGGAAGCTCTGGCCAAGGCGCGCGAGGCGAAAGCGGTCTGGAGGACGATCACCGGCGAGGCCTATGGGTCGACCAAGGCCGTCGCTTGGCGTGCCCAGAAGCCGCCAGTGGACGCGACGAGGCTGGCGCAGGCGCGCACAGAACTTAGCGCGCTCGGGCAGGAAATCGAAACAGCCTCAGTCTTCCTGGGCGAGATTCAGGGCCGGTCCAACGCCGCCGCCGCGCAAGCTGCCAGAATCGCTGGTCTTCGCCAGAAGGCCAGCCTGTACGCCAGAGTCGCCGACAAGCTGGCTCGCGACCAAGCTGAACTGAAGCAGTGGGAGGCAAAGGTCACAGCGCTGCGCGGCTCCTTGAAGTCGCAAGAAGCCATCCCCTGTCCGGACTGCGGTGTGATGCTGGTCATGACGGATGGCGCATTGGTGCCGGCCGCACCGATGGCAACGGGCACCGAAGATGATCTGGCCCGTCTGCCCGATTACGAGCGCGCACTCGAGCTGATGCAGCGGTCTGTCGCGAATGGCCTGAGAGACCTCGGCGCCGCAGACGCGGCCGCCAAGCAGATCGAGGAGGAGGAGAAGGCCGGCGTTGAAGCCCCTGACGAGGAGGAAATCAAGACGCTTCGCCTGCGCATCGACGACCTGAAGAAGCAGAGGGAACAGTTGCATGCTGTCATCCGGGGCTTGGAGGATGCAGAGCGCATGGCCAGCGACGCTGGCTCACAGACAGAGCGCGCCGCAGTTCTGCACAAGGACATCCAGCAGTGGGATCAGATCGGTAGCGCTCTGGCACCGGACGGGATACCTGGCGAACTGCTCGCCGAGGCGCTTGGCCCGATCAATGCGCGACTGGAAAGGTCGAGTTGCGCCGCTGACTGGCTGCGAGTCGTCATCGCAGCGGACATGACCATCACGGCCGACGGCGGGCGCCCCTACACGCTGCTGTCCGAGTCCGAGAAGTGGCGTGCCGACGCGATGATCGCCGAAGCGATCGCCCACCTGTCCGGGGTCCGCTTCCTGACGCTCGATCGATTCGACGTCCTCGACCTCAAGGGCCGCGAGGATCTGCTGTATTGGCTCGACGAGCTCGCCGACAACGGCGACATCGACACGGCGTTGGTCACCGGCACTCTGAAAGGCCTGCCGGCGCGCCTGCCGGAGCGGATCGAGGCGCACTGGATCGAGAACGGGCTCGTCGGGAAGATCCGGGAGGCCGCATGA
- a CDS encoding HNH endonuclease signature motif containing protein, with product MRKSPAFMAALKAEIGRRLADAGKATQLQPGLVPWNKGKPHPSSGRTAETQFKPGGLPHTWRPIGTRRVTRDGYIEEKVADTGYTPDDYVPLHHLVWAEAGNPPVPKGHALVFRDGDKRNFAIENLELITRAELMRRNTYHRYGPEVSRIVQLRGAITRKINQQKRKENP from the coding sequence TTGCGCAAGTCGCCGGCGTTCATGGCCGCACTCAAGGCCGAGATAGGCCGCAGGCTTGCCGATGCAGGGAAAGCCACGCAACTCCAGCCCGGTCTGGTTCCGTGGAACAAGGGCAAGCCGCACCCATCATCCGGGCGAACCGCGGAGACGCAGTTCAAGCCAGGAGGCTTGCCGCATACCTGGCGACCGATCGGCACGCGCCGCGTCACCCGAGATGGCTACATCGAAGAGAAGGTGGCCGACACCGGGTATACGCCGGATGACTACGTGCCGCTGCATCATCTGGTCTGGGCGGAAGCAGGCAACCCTCCGGTCCCGAAAGGCCATGCCTTGGTCTTCCGTGACGGCGACAAGAGGAACTTCGCCATCGAGAATCTCGAGCTGATCACCCGTGCAGAGCTGATGCGCCGCAACACGTACCACCGCTATGGCCCGGAGGTATCCCGGATCGTCCAACTGCGGGGGGCCATAACCCGCAAGATCAACCAGCAGAAGAGGAAAGAGAACCCATGA
- a CDS encoding DUF4224 domain-containing protein, with amino-acid sequence MTAIFELPLPSETLAADELAEITGALTSRGQAEWLAASGWRYHTNRAGRPIVGRMYARLKLAGIEASAITPQAWQPDFGKLHGRTG; translated from the coding sequence ATGACAGCCATCTTCGAGCTGCCCCTGCCGTCTGAGACCCTGGCGGCCGATGAGCTGGCCGAGATCACCGGCGCGCTGACCAGCCGCGGACAGGCCGAGTGGCTCGCTGCTTCCGGTTGGCGTTACCATACCAACCGCGCAGGGAGGCCAATTGTCGGCCGGATGTATGCGCGCCTCAAGCTCGCCGGGATCGAGGCGTCAGCGATCACGCCGCAAGCCTGGCAGCCGGATTTCGGCAAGCTGCACGGGAGGACAGGGTAG
- a CDS encoding tyrosine-type recombinase/integrase, translated as MRPKSKNNQDLPQRLIRRTRRLVSGKLWTGYYYNGRDESGRRVEIPLGSDRIEALRKWAELEAAPLPADASTMRAVFDRYERDVIPTKATKTQAANRLELGRLRSVFDSAPIDAITPQHVAQYRDARMSQTRTLKDGTVIPAHRATVAANRELALLSHVINMAREWGYTARENPVRGVRKNREAPRSYYASPEVWAAVQACSGEDLRAAMDLAYLSGQRPGDVLRMTVRDIVDDTLAVSQGKTGKRIRIRLADEDGRRTELGCVIDRILGRKVTSLYLVATEAGRRMTAGMLRLRFVAARDAAASAAEQAGDACLASSIRQFQFRDARPKAASEIADLAQAAELLGHSDKQLTRTVYTRIGKLVKPTR; from the coding sequence ATCAGGCCGAAGAGCAAGAACAACCAGGACTTGCCGCAACGCCTCATCCGGCGGACCCGGCGGCTTGTCAGCGGCAAGCTCTGGACCGGCTACTACTACAACGGCCGCGATGAATCCGGACGCCGGGTCGAGATCCCGCTTGGCTCCGATCGCATCGAGGCGCTGCGCAAGTGGGCTGAACTCGAGGCGGCGCCATTGCCCGCGGACGCCTCCACCATGCGCGCCGTGTTCGACAGATACGAGCGCGATGTCATCCCGACGAAAGCGACCAAGACGCAAGCGGCCAACCGGCTCGAGCTCGGACGCCTGCGCAGCGTCTTCGACTCCGCCCCGATCGACGCCATCACCCCGCAGCATGTCGCGCAGTACCGCGACGCCCGGATGTCCCAGACGCGGACACTGAAGGACGGCACAGTGATTCCCGCGCACCGAGCGACCGTCGCAGCAAACCGCGAACTGGCCCTGCTGTCTCACGTCATCAACATGGCGCGCGAGTGGGGTTACACGGCACGCGAGAACCCGGTCCGCGGCGTGCGCAAGAACCGCGAGGCTCCGCGCAGCTACTACGCCAGCCCGGAGGTATGGGCGGCCGTGCAAGCCTGCTCCGGAGAAGACCTGCGCGCGGCGATGGACCTCGCCTACCTGTCCGGCCAGCGCCCTGGTGATGTGCTTCGGATGACTGTTCGTGACATCGTCGACGACACGCTGGCGGTTAGCCAGGGCAAGACCGGAAAGCGCATACGGATCCGCCTGGCTGATGAAGACGGCCGGCGCACCGAGCTTGGGTGTGTCATCGATCGGATTCTCGGCCGAAAGGTGACGAGCCTGTATCTGGTCGCGACAGAGGCCGGGCGGCGGATGACCGCCGGCATGCTGCGGCTGCGGTTCGTCGCCGCCAGGGATGCGGCGGCGTCAGCGGCAGAGCAAGCTGGCGATGCCTGTCTGGCATCGAGCATCCGGCAGTTCCAGTTCCGCGATGCCCGACCGAAAGCAGCCAGCGAGATCGCCGACTTGGCGCAAGCGGCCGAGCTGCTGGGGCACTCCGACAAGCAGCTGACCCGGACGGTTTACACCCGGATCGGCAAGCTCGTGAAGCCGACCAGATGA